Proteins from one Paraburkholderia acidisoli genomic window:
- a CDS encoding methionine ABC transporter permease, translated as MSDLWISELLGGIRDTLLMVGVSAFFALLAGVPLALLLVTTARGGIFERPALNSSVGAVVNAFRSTPFIILLVALLPLTRFLVGTTIGVWAAVVPLSIAAIPFLARVAEVSLREVDRGLIEAAQAMGAQRRHIIWHVLLPEALPGMLGGFTITVVAMIGSSAMAGAVGAGGLGDLAIRYGYQRFDTTVMVTVIVLLIAIVAIVQFVGDWLVRRLLRRT; from the coding sequence ATGTCTGATCTATGGATTTCGGAGCTGCTCGGCGGCATTCGCGATACCTTGCTGATGGTGGGGGTTTCCGCGTTTTTCGCGCTGCTCGCGGGCGTGCCGCTCGCGTTGCTGCTCGTGACCACGGCGCGCGGCGGCATCTTCGAGCGGCCCGCGCTCAATTCGTCGGTGGGCGCGGTCGTCAATGCCTTTCGCTCGACGCCATTTATCATCCTGCTTGTCGCGTTGCTGCCGCTTACGCGTTTTCTCGTGGGCACGACCATCGGCGTTTGGGCGGCCGTGGTGCCGCTTTCCATCGCCGCCATTCCGTTTCTCGCGCGCGTGGCCGAGGTGAGTCTGCGCGAAGTGGATCGCGGCTTGATCGAGGCGGCGCAGGCCATGGGCGCGCAGCGCCGGCATATCATCTGGCATGTGCTGTTGCCCGAGGCGCTGCCCGGCATGCTCGGCGGCTTCACGATTACCGTGGTGGCGATGATCGGTTCCTCCGCGATGGCGGGCGCCGTGGGGGCGGGCGGTCTCGGCGATCTCGCGATACGCTACGGGTATCAGCGTTTCGACACCACGGTCATGGTGACCGTGATCGTGTTGCTGATCGCCATCGTCGCGATCGTGCAATTTGTCGGCGACTGGCTCGTGCGGCGCTTGTTGCGGCGAACCTGA